In Pirellulales bacterium, a single genomic region encodes these proteins:
- the csrA gene encoding carbon storage regulator CsrA: MLVLSRKRGEKIVIGGVIEVTIIELKGDRIRIGIEAPLEVPIHRQEVFERLQNESLRQFPPVRRWSERDLVAPR, from the coding sequence ATGTTGGTATTATCCAGAAAACGCGGCGAAAAAATTGTCATCGGTGGGGTTATTGAAGTAACGATCATCGAACTTAAGGGGGATCGAATTCGAATTGGAATCGAAGCCCCACTCGAAGTTCCGATTCACCGGCAGGAGGTTTTTGAGCGTCTTCAAAACGAATCATTGCGCCAGTTTCCGCCAGTTCGGCGCTGGAGCGAAAGAGATCTGGTTGCACCACGATAG
- a CDS encoding MFS transporter, with translation MKPTRVRYGVMAFLCALSFLTYYDRVCIMRAQQDIQKDLDLSDPDMGKVLGAFFLAYALFEMPSGWLGDRYGARGTLTRIVLAWSFFTVMTGAATGFGMLYLARFLFGVGEAGAFPNMARVQGRWLPLAERGRAGGLLWLSARWGGAFSPLIFGSLLALFDSRWFRGLLAMASPGFQEIPSWRLGFSVAGLFGVIWCVLFYLWFRDDPADKPSVNAAELTLIRPDSAAVEHLSHHAPKIWRPLVRSRSLWALAIYYICGSIGWSFFITWLPRFLKDVHKVDFNQSELASGLPLFCGGIACLAGGIVSDRLVRWTGRIYFGRAICPIGGTLTAAAAMLLVPKASSVPQAVALMCLASAAFDFGQAANWATMVDIGGKHAGTSTGFINMVGNLSGAIAPWLAAEIFDGLGWPTLFTVYAAMFIAAGAMWMLIDPKKRFYEDATDESRK, from the coding sequence ATGAAGCCGACCCGCGTTCGCTACGGCGTAATGGCATTCTTGTGCGCGCTTTCGTTTTTGACCTATTACGATCGCGTTTGCATCATGCGCGCGCAACAGGATATTCAGAAAGACCTCGATTTGAGCGATCCTGACATGGGAAAGGTGCTCGGTGCATTTTTCTTGGCCTATGCCTTGTTTGAAATGCCAAGCGGCTGGCTGGGGGACCGGTATGGTGCTCGCGGCACATTGACAAGGATTGTCTTGGCCTGGTCGTTCTTTACGGTGATGACGGGGGCGGCGACCGGATTTGGCATGCTCTATCTTGCGCGGTTCCTGTTCGGCGTCGGCGAGGCTGGGGCCTTTCCGAATATGGCTCGCGTTCAAGGCCGTTGGCTGCCGCTTGCTGAGCGCGGTCGAGCAGGAGGGCTGCTGTGGTTGTCGGCGCGGTGGGGAGGCGCGTTTTCTCCACTGATTTTTGGCAGCCTGCTGGCGCTGTTTGACTCCAGGTGGTTTCGCGGGCTGCTCGCGATGGCGTCGCCGGGATTCCAAGAGATACCCTCGTGGCGGCTTGGTTTTTCCGTCGCCGGACTGTTTGGTGTGATCTGGTGCGTATTGTTTTATCTTTGGTTTCGCGACGATCCGGCAGACAAGCCCAGTGTTAACGCGGCCGAACTGACCCTGATCCGACCAGATTCAGCGGCGGTGGAACATTTATCACATCATGCGCCCAAAATCTGGCGGCCGCTCGTGCGCAGCCGCAGCCTGTGGGCCTTGGCGATCTACTATATTTGCGGCAGCATTGGCTGGTCGTTCTTCATCACCTGGTTGCCGCGATTTCTCAAAGACGTCCACAAAGTCGATTTCAATCAGTCGGAACTCGCCAGTGGACTGCCGCTATTTTGCGGCGGCATTGCCTGTTTGGCGGGCGGCATTGTTTCGGATCGACTGGTGCGATGGACCGGCCGCATATATTTCGGACGAGCCATTTGCCCCATTGGCGGAACACTCACCGCCGCCGCCGCAATGCTGCTGGTGCCGAAGGCTAGCAGTGTTCCCCAGGCCGTTGCGCTGATGTGCCTTGCCTCGGCCGCGTTTGATTTTGGACAGGCGGCCAACTGGGCGACGATGGTCGACATCGGCGGCAAACACGCTGGCACGTCCACGGGGTTCATCAATATGGTCGGCAATTTGAGCGGCGCGATTGCCCCGTGGTTGGCTGCGGAAATCTTCGACGGGCTCGGCTGGCCAACCCTGTTCACCGTCTATGCCGCGATGTTTATCGCCGCCGGTGCAATGTGGATGTTGATCGATCCCAAGAAGCGTTTTTACGAGGATGCAACGGACGAGAGTCGAAAGTAG